In the Pseudanabaena sp. PCC 7367 genome, one interval contains:
- a CDS encoding amino acid ABC transporter ATP-binding protein, with the protein MTEASDSSADEPMIIATEVHKWYGSFHVLQGVSLTVNRGEVVVIMGPSGSGKSTFARTFNALEDYQRGTITIDGMKLGDRQGNVDAIRREVGMVFQQFNLFPHLTVLQNITLAPMWVRGWKKPKAKEVALQLLERVGILPQASKFPGQLSGGQQQRVAIARALAMQPKIMLFDEPTSALDPEMVREVLDVMRGLADDGMTMVVVTHEVGFAREVADRIVLMDDGMIVEVAEPQEFFQNPKHERTRKFLSQIL; encoded by the coding sequence ATGACTGAAGCATCTGATTCTTCAGCGGATGAGCCGATGATAATTGCCACTGAAGTACATAAATGGTACGGCAGTTTTCATGTTTTGCAAGGGGTGAGCCTGACCGTGAATCGAGGCGAAGTAGTAGTAATTATGGGGCCGTCGGGTTCTGGTAAGTCCACTTTCGCCCGTACTTTCAATGCCCTAGAAGATTACCAGCGTGGCACAATTACGATCGATGGGATGAAACTGGGCGATCGCCAGGGTAACGTGGATGCGATCCGCCGTGAGGTGGGCATGGTGTTCCAACAATTTAATTTATTCCCCCATTTGACCGTATTACAAAATATTACCCTTGCACCCATGTGGGTCAGGGGTTGGAAGAAGCCAAAGGCCAAAGAAGTCGCCTTGCAACTCCTCGAACGGGTTGGTATTCTCCCACAGGCTAGCAAGTTTCCCGGTCAGCTTTCTGGGGGGCAACAACAACGGGTGGCGATCGCCAGGGCGTTGGCAATGCAGCCCAAAATCATGTTATTTGATGAGCCCACCTCAGCCCTTGACCCAGAAATGGTGCGCGAGGTATTGGATGTAATGCGTGGCTTGGCCGATGATGGCATGACGATGGTGGTGGTTACCCATGAGGTTGGCTTTGCCCGTGAGGTGGCCGATCGGATTGTATTGATGGATGATGGGATGATTGTGGAAGTGGCCGAACCCCAAGAGTTTTTCCAGAATCCTAAGCATGAACGTACTCGCAAGTTCCTATCTCAAATTCTTTAG
- a CDS encoding tetratricopeptide repeat protein → MEKQLAQFDHYLAKREFAKAAAILKKLLSQQPSDLQLKLCTARYHHAAGKVDKAEAIYRELLKSAAQPQLLDQARRGLQAIEAAELKEQRERIAEAIEQPLGQSAGLLGLEPIASELKQEAAIKLARILHLDPYTAKTQIPSRNLRLLRIGTYGELLVYGQQLQAVGLPAFAISLAAIDQIEVKSVAYFESEPIPQGNNGDRLTAFCLNAAQSHRYVADELDRLGFGWNEVTSCVISVLPTFSEVVNFDAKQKLIKEEQVLDLVNVCDLHLGDRNLILRFHDYLYQFNQGMQLAVPQVHKNLQPTVQERWSSLINWLEPNLPKNIQVYRDRDFKTFADMALAFSDFIKQVEPNLNLERKKESVWDNCFQLYSGMVFLRP, encoded by the coding sequence ATGGAAAAACAGTTAGCCCAATTTGATCATTATTTGGCAAAGCGCGAATTTGCTAAAGCGGCTGCGATCCTCAAAAAGCTATTAAGTCAGCAGCCCAGCGATCTGCAACTTAAATTGTGTACGGCTCGGTATCACCACGCTGCGGGTAAAGTAGACAAAGCCGAAGCAATCTATCGGGAATTGCTCAAGTCGGCGGCACAACCTCAACTACTAGATCAGGCCAGACGCGGTTTGCAGGCGATCGAGGCGGCGGAGCTAAAGGAACAACGGGAGCGGATCGCTGAGGCAATTGAGCAACCATTGGGGCAGAGTGCGGGATTATTGGGGTTGGAACCGATCGCCTCGGAACTAAAACAAGAGGCGGCGATCAAGCTGGCACGCATCCTGCATCTCGATCCCTATACTGCCAAAACCCAGATCCCCAGCCGCAATTTGCGCCTGCTACGAATTGGCACCTATGGTGAATTATTGGTCTATGGCCAACAGTTGCAAGCAGTAGGTTTGCCTGCCTTTGCGATTAGTCTGGCGGCGATCGATCAAATCGAGGTGAAAAGCGTAGCCTATTTTGAATCTGAACCTATACCCCAGGGCAATAACGGCGATCGCCTCACTGCATTTTGCTTGAACGCGGCTCAGTCCCATCGTTATGTGGCCGATGAACTCGATCGGCTAGGGTTTGGTTGGAACGAAGTAACTTCCTGCGTAATTTCCGTGCTACCTACCTTTAGCGAGGTGGTTAACTTTGATGCCAAGCAAAAACTGATCAAAGAAGAGCAGGTCTTAGATTTAGTTAACGTATGTGATTTACACCTGGGCGATCGCAACTTGATCCTGCGGTTCCATGATTATTTATATCAATTCAATCAGGGTATGCAATTGGCAGTGCCGCAAGTCCATAAAAATTTGCAACCAACGGTGCAAGAGCGTTGGAGCAGTTTAATTAATTGGCTAGAGCCAAATCTCCCTAAAAATATCCAGGTTTACCGCGATCGGGATTTCAAAACCTTTGCAGACATGGCCTTGGCCTTTTCTGACTTCATCAAGCAGGTGGAGCCAAATCTGAACCTGGAGCGCAAAAAAGAGAGCGTTTGGGACAATTGCTTTCAGCTCTATAGCGGTATGGTTTTCCTGCGGCCATAA
- a CDS encoding pyridoxal phosphate-dependent aminotransferase, with translation MSKHSLSQRSLNTKESQIREASRYCHKFGAINLAQGLPDFPAPEALKEAARDAIAQDHNQYADTWGLEALRVAIAAKMQRDNGISVDPDAQVTVCCGATEGLNIALMSLVDPGDRVLIFEPFYENYIPNLATVGGIAEFVTLQPPQWQISREQLEPIFQKGLKVVIINTPANPTGKVWTRAELQIIADLCQQYDVYVITDEIYEYILYEGEHVCMLSIEGMSDRTIVVNGFSKTFCVTGWRLGYTIACPELTAAMRRIHDFLTICAPAPLQYAALAALNFGRDYYHQMAADYKRKRDLLYPALQQMGLNPVLPRGAYYIWTDCSILAADANAAAYRLAKEAKVAAVPGNCFTNPSQTEVTGLRFCFAKQDSTLEAAVAQMQQVQIT, from the coding sequence GTGTCTAAACATTCCCTATCCCAGCGATCGCTAAATACCAAAGAATCCCAGATCCGCGAAGCCTCCCGCTATTGCCACAAGTTCGGTGCGATCAATCTGGCACAGGGTCTACCCGACTTCCCCGCCCCAGAAGCACTCAAGGAAGCAGCCAGGGATGCGATCGCCCAGGATCACAATCAATATGCCGACACCTGGGGGCTAGAAGCACTCAGGGTAGCGATCGCTGCCAAGATGCAACGGGACAATGGCATTAGCGTTGATCCAGATGCCCAGGTTACTGTATGTTGCGGTGCGACGGAAGGATTAAATATTGCGCTGATGAGCCTTGTCGATCCAGGCGATCGGGTGCTAATTTTTGAGCCCTTTTACGAGAACTACATTCCTAACCTGGCCACGGTGGGCGGCATCGCCGAATTTGTGACCCTGCAACCGCCCCAATGGCAGATCAGCCGTGAGCAACTCGAACCCATATTTCAAAAGGGGTTAAAAGTAGTGATCATTAACACACCAGCTAACCCCACTGGCAAGGTGTGGACAAGGGCAGAGTTACAAATCATTGCCGACCTGTGCCAACAATATGACGTATATGTGATCACTGACGAGATCTATGAATATATTCTCTATGAGGGTGAGCATGTCTGTATGCTATCGATCGAGGGGATGAGCGATCGCACGATCGTGGTGAATGGTTTTTCTAAAACATTTTGCGTGACCGGATGGCGCTTGGGCTATACGATCGCCTGCCCTGAACTAACCGCAGCAATGCGACGCATCCATGATTTTTTAACCATCTGTGCCCCAGCTCCCCTCCAATATGCAGCATTGGCCGCGCTGAATTTTGGCCGCGATTATTATCACCAAATGGCAGCAGATTACAAACGCAAACGCGATCTACTCTATCCGGCATTGCAACAAATGGGCTTGAATCCAGTTTTGCCCAGGGGCGCTTATTACATCTGGACAGATTGTTCGATTCTGGCGGCGGATGCCAATGCGGCAGCCTATCGATTGGCGAAGGAAGCCAAGGTGGCGGCAGTACCAGGTAATTGCTTTACTAATCCCAGTCAAACTGAGGTAACGGGATTAAGGTTTTGTTTCGCCAAGCAGGACAGCACCCTGGAAGCGGCGGTGGCACAGATGCAGCAGGTACAAATTACTTGA
- a CDS encoding Dps family protein — translation MTTTTNIAAINIGISEGDRKDIVEGLSKLLADTYTLYLKTHYFHWNVTGPMFQTLHLMFETQYQELAIAVDDIAERIRVLGYTAPGSYSAYAELSSIAETRDVPEATDMIRLMVEANEAVVRTARQAFPAAEKAADESTVDLLTERMRTHEKTAWMLRSLLQ, via the coding sequence ATGACTACTACTACAAATATTGCCGCGATTAACATAGGGATCAGCGAAGGCGATCGTAAAGATATTGTTGAGGGCTTGTCCAAGCTTTTGGCCGATACCTATACGCTGTATCTCAAAACCCATTATTTCCACTGGAATGTGACTGGCCCGATGTTCCAAACCCTACATCTTATGTTCGAGACGCAGTATCAAGAATTGGCGATCGCCGTTGATGATATTGCTGAGCGGATTAGAGTTTTGGGCTATACTGCGCCTGGTTCTTACTCGGCCTATGCGGAGCTGTCTTCGATCGCTGAAACCCGCGATGTGCCAGAAGCCACTGATATGATTCGATTGATGGTAGAAGCTAATGAAGCGGTAGTCCGCACTGCGCGTCAAGCTTTCCCGGCAGCAGAAAAGGCAGCCGATGAATCGACAGTTGATCTGCTGACCGAGAGAATGCGCACCCATGAAAAAACTGCCTGGATGTTGCGTAGCTTGCTCCAGTAA
- a CDS encoding cytosine deaminase: MIEIPARSHYWLTNARVPTSLLASWGEFSDQSDRSDRSDRNYQDYQSDQSNQYAHTLPGNFEITREGLAAVDLEIKDGKITSIKPAVVHQGHNRGNRSNSHDNDGVVVEEKRSANQPTAINLNPTIINLNQGMVLPCFVDIHTHLDKGHIWNRQPNLSNDFNGAIAACTQDRQTWSLADLEQRMEFGIQCSYAHGTSAIRTHLDCLEPQMSMSLQAFVNLRDRWAGRVELQAVSLPMPQEYLGKKGDQIAMAMASVNGLLGGVFLPQPDLDIYLDRIFTLAQKYDLNLDFHVDETGDPKSVCLSHIARAAIRHDFQGKIVCGHCCSLAVQEPEQVKTTIELVHKAGIAIVSLPVCNLYLQNRQPDRTPTWRGVTLLRELKAAQVPVALASDNCRDPFLAIGDHDCLETFKLSALIAHLDQPYGDWLPAVTRTAADLIDLPQAGRLGVGLAADLVLFNARNYSELLSRPQVDRQVIRNGMAIAPELPAYRTLDHLVGS; encoded by the coding sequence ATGATTGAAATCCCTGCCCGATCGCATTATTGGCTTACTAATGCCCGCGTCCCGACTAGTTTGCTGGCCAGTTGGGGTGAGTTTAGTGATCAAAGCGATCGTAGCGATCGTAGCGATCGGAACTATCAGGACTATCAGAGTGATCAAAGCAATCAATATGCTCATACTTTGCCAGGTAATTTTGAAATCACGCGAGAAGGTCTGGCCGCAGTTGATCTAGAAATTAAGGATGGCAAGATTACTTCGATCAAACCTGCTGTGGTTCATCAGGGGCATAATCGCGGTAATCGGTCTAATTCTCATGACAATGATGGGGTAGTAGTTGAAGAGAAGCGATCGGCCAACCAGCCCACTGCCATAAATTTAAATCCCACCATCATAAATTTAAATCAAGGCATGGTGCTGCCCTGTTTTGTGGATATACATACCCATCTGGACAAGGGGCATATTTGGAATCGCCAGCCGAATCTAAGTAATGATTTCAACGGGGCGATCGCTGCTTGTACTCAAGATCGTCAAACCTGGAGCCTTGCTGATCTAGAGCAACGGATGGAATTTGGCATCCAATGTAGCTATGCCCACGGCACCAGCGCAATTCGCACCCATCTCGATTGCCTGGAACCGCAAATGTCTATGAGTTTGCAAGCTTTTGTTAATTTGCGCGATCGCTGGGCGGGCAGGGTGGAATTACAGGCAGTATCGCTACCCATGCCACAGGAATATCTGGGCAAGAAAGGCGATCAAATTGCCATGGCCATGGCTTCTGTTAATGGGTTGCTGGGTGGGGTATTTCTGCCTCAGCCAGATCTAGATATCTATCTCGATCGGATTTTTACCCTGGCGCAAAAGTATGACTTAAATCTAGATTTTCACGTGGATGAAACAGGCGATCCAAAGTCAGTTTGCTTATCCCACATTGCCAGGGCTGCGATCAGGCATGATTTCCAGGGCAAAATTGTCTGTGGGCATTGTTGTAGCCTGGCGGTGCAGGAGCCAGAGCAGGTTAAGACCACGATCGAGTTGGTACATAAAGCAGGAATCGCCATTGTCAGTTTGCCCGTTTGTAATCTTTATTTGCAAAATCGCCAACCCGATCGCACCCCCACCTGGCGCGGTGTGACTTTATTACGGGAATTGAAAGCAGCACAAGTCCCAGTGGCTTTGGCCAGCGACAACTGCCGCGATCCCTTTTTAGCGATCGGCGATCATGACTGCCTGGAAACCTTCAAGCTTTCGGCGCTGATTGCCCACCTGGATCAGCCCTATGGCGATTGGTTGCCTGCTGTAACTAGAACTGCCGCAGACCTGATCGATCTACCCCAGGCTGGTCGGCTTGGTGTTGGTTTGGCCGCTGATTTAGTCTTATTTAACGCCCGCAATTATAGTGAGTTGCTTTCCCGCCCCCAAGTCGATCGTCAGGTAATCCGCAACGGCATGGCGATCGCGCCAGAATTACCTGCCTATCGCACTCTGGATCATCTGGTTGGCTCCTGA
- a CDS encoding GntR family transcriptional regulator — translation MVKFSIQLDSEIPASTQLFDQINFAITSRQLPPGHQLPSTRQLAQWTGLHRNTISKVYQQLKQVGLVEAKGGSGIYVSSVSRSGGESEGENSAAETLQQLVRQSLDRMLGMGCTLEQSRELFDAEIDWRLSCNAQLLVTAGREDFGLAVIMSRELEKALSIPIQTVAVEELDKVIAHTSAGTIVTNRYFLDRVQKIVGDRQIRVIAVDIYDYSDEIDRIKALPKGSYIGLVSISTGILRLAESLISSLRGDEVLVVTVLPQDTYRLQSIVRSADLVITGNSGENEVKEAIALTKKDRIRPLDVLYSKNHIATQSVESLKLELGLTV, via the coding sequence ATGGTCAAGTTCTCGATCCAACTCGATAGCGAAATCCCCGCCTCGACCCAACTTTTCGATCAAATTAATTTTGCGATCACCTCGCGGCAATTGCCCCCTGGCCATCAACTACCCAGCACCAGGCAACTTGCCCAGTGGACTGGTTTACATCGCAACACCATCTCCAAGGTCTATCAACAGCTCAAACAGGTAGGCTTGGTTGAGGCGAAGGGGGGATCGGGTATTTATGTTAGTAGTGTAAGCAGATCTGGTGGTGAAAGCGAGGGTGAGAACTCCGCTGCCGAGACGCTGCAACAGCTTGTGCGGCAAAGCCTCGATCGGATGTTGGGGATGGGTTGCACCCTGGAACAATCGCGCGAGTTGTTCGATGCAGAGATCGATTGGCGGCTTAGTTGCAATGCCCAGCTACTGGTTACCGCTGGCCGTGAGGATTTTGGTTTGGCTGTAATTATGTCGCGGGAGCTAGAAAAAGCCCTGTCGATCCCAATTCAGACTGTCGCAGTCGAGGAATTAGATAAAGTCATTGCCCATACCAGCGCTGGCACGATCGTTACCAATCGCTATTTTCTGGATCGGGTGCAAAAAATTGTCGGCGATCGCCAGATCCGAGTGATTGCCGTGGATATCTATGACTATAGCGATGAAATCGATCGGATTAAGGCTCTGCCCAAGGGTAGCTACATTGGTCTGGTGTCGATCAGCACTGGCATTTTGCGATTGGCGGAAAGCTTGATTAGCAGTCTGCGGGGTGATGAGGTGCTGGTGGTGACCGTGTTGCCCCAGGATACCTATCGGCTGCAATCGATCGTACGCAGTGCTGATTTAGTAATCACTGGTAATTCGGGCGAGAACGAAGTCAAAGAGGCGATCGCCCTGACCAAAAAGGATCGCATTCGTCCATTGGATGTGCTCTACAGTAAAAATCATATTGCGACTCAATCGGTGGAGTCGCTTAAGTTAGAGTTGGGCTTAACCGTTTAG
- the glgX gene encoding glycogen debranching protein GlgX, with translation MYVELWPGKPYPLGATWDGKGTNFAIFSENATAVELCLFDPQGKETRLFLKEANHFIWSGYLPGIAPGQQYGFRVHGPYAPEHGHRFNPHKLLIDPYARAIAGDVIQGEEIYGFVVMPEPEPEIELAIAADNAEETNEQEPQLPPDRDLSFSELDDAHLIPKCVVVDDSFDWGNDRLLRTPADETIIYEMHVKGFTKQNPDIPAKLRGTYAGLAHPTAIAYLQSLGITAVELLPVHHFLKQPGHLVGTGLTNYWGYDSLNYFAPYAGYSASGSHGEQVREFKEMVKALHAGGIEVILDVVYNHTGEGNHLGPTVSLRGIDNAAYYRLVDHDRRYYMDFTGCGNSLHVSNPQVLKLIMDSLRYWVLEMHIDGFRFDLASALARELYEVDRLAAFFDIIHQDPVLSTVKLIAEPWDVGEGGYQVGNFPLLWSEWNDKYRDTLRDFWRGEDETLAEFGYRFTGSSDLYASNGRLPSASINFITAHDGFPLNDLVSYNEKHNLANHEDNRDGENYNRSWNCGVEGETDDPKILALRHKQRRNFLATLMLSQGVPMLLGGDEIGRSQGGNNNAYCQDSPIGWVSWELKPDGRELLDFTRQLIFFRRHHPVFRQTKWFQGREIHGSGVHDIGWFDPDGAEMTEAQWLGGVTKAIAIFLNGEEIKTINDHGDRVFDDSFLLCFNVQHEDLEFVLPKTLSKWNWIVTIDTTKSQFVENGKIYTSKMAIPVEARSLLVLRRDG, from the coding sequence ATGTACGTAGAATTATGGCCCGGTAAACCCTATCCACTGGGAGCCACATGGGACGGAAAGGGAACAAATTTTGCGATTTTCTCAGAAAATGCCACCGCAGTTGAATTATGTCTATTTGACCCGCAAGGTAAGGAAACAAGGCTGTTTCTGAAGGAAGCCAATCATTTTATCTGGAGTGGCTATCTGCCAGGGATTGCTCCTGGCCAGCAATATGGATTTAGGGTACATGGCCCCTATGCACCTGAACATGGGCATCGATTTAATCCCCACAAATTGTTAATCGATCCCTATGCCAGGGCGATCGCTGGTGATGTGATCCAAGGTGAGGAAATTTATGGCTTTGTGGTTATGCCAGAGCCAGAGCCAGAAATTGAGCTAGCGATCGCAGCGGACAATGCAGAAGAGACAAATGAGCAAGAGCCTCAACTCCCGCCCGATCGAGATCTTTCCTTTAGTGAGCTGGACGATGCCCATTTGATCCCAAAATGTGTAGTAGTTGACGATAGCTTTGATTGGGGAAATGATCGTTTACTGCGTACTCCCGCCGACGAAACAATTATCTATGAGATGCATGTTAAGGGTTTTACAAAGCAGAACCCTGATATTCCCGCCAAACTGCGGGGCACCTATGCGGGATTGGCTCACCCCACCGCGATCGCCTATTTGCAATCCTTGGGGATTACGGCGGTTGAACTTTTGCCCGTGCATCACTTCCTTAAGCAACCTGGCCATTTAGTGGGCACTGGCTTAACTAATTATTGGGGCTATGATTCGCTCAACTATTTTGCCCCCTATGCCGGTTATAGCGCCAGTGGCAGTCATGGCGAACAGGTGCGCGAATTCAAAGAAATGGTTAAGGCGCTCCATGCGGGCGGGATTGAAGTAATTTTAGACGTGGTTTATAACCACACTGGCGAAGGTAATCACCTGGGGCCAACCGTCTCCCTGCGGGGGATTGATAATGCTGCCTACTATCGCCTGGTGGATCACGATCGTCGCTATTATATGGACTTCACTGGCTGTGGCAATTCACTGCATGTCAGCAATCCCCAAGTGCTCAAGCTGATCATGGATAGTTTGCGCTATTGGGTGCTGGAAATGCACATTGATGGCTTCAGGTTTGATCTGGCTTCGGCTCTGGCCAGGGAACTCTATGAGGTCGATCGCCTTGCTGCCTTCTTTGACATTATTCATCAAGACCCGGTGCTGTCTACAGTCAAGCTGATCGCCGAGCCCTGGGATGTGGGCGAAGGGGGTTATCAGGTGGGCAACTTCCCGCTGTTGTGGTCAGAGTGGAATGATAAATACCGCGATACGCTGCGGGATTTCTGGCGGGGTGAAGATGAGACCCTGGCTGAATTTGGCTATCGCTTTACCGGCAGCTCCGATCTCTATGCTTCCAATGGCCGATTGCCCAGTGCCAGCATTAATTTCATTACTGCCCATGATGGTTTCCCACTCAACGATCTGGTTAGCTATAACGAAAAGCATAATCTGGCTAATCACGAAGACAATCGGGATGGCGAAAATTACAACCGCTCCTGGAACTGTGGGGTGGAGGGCGAAACCGATGATCCAAAAATCCTGGCCCTGCGCCATAAGCAAAGACGCAATTTCCTGGCTACGTTGATGCTCTCGCAAGGGGTGCCAATGTTGCTGGGGGGCGATGAGATTGGTCGCAGCCAGGGTGGTAATAATAACGCCTATTGTCAGGATAGCCCGATCGGTTGGGTTTCCTGGGAGCTTAAGCCCGATGGCCGCGAATTATTAGATTTCACTCGCCAGCTAATTTTCTTCCGGCGACATCATCCGGTTTTCCGGCAGACCAAATGGTTCCAGGGGCGTGAAATTCATGGCTCTGGGGTGCATGACATTGGCTGGTTTGATCCCGATGGCGCAGAAATGACCGAGGCTCAATGGCTGGGCGGGGTGACCAAGGCGATCGCTATTTTCTTGAATGGCGAAGAAATCAAAACGATCAACGATCATGGCGATCGGGTTTTTGATGATAGTTTCTTGCTCTGTTTTAATGTGCAGCATGAAGACCTGGAGTTTGTCCTGCCCAAAACCCTGAGCAAGTGGAATTGGATTGTCACGATCGATACGACCAAATCGCAGTTTGTGGAAAATGGCAAAATTTACACCAGCAAGATGGCGATCCCAGTTGAGGCGCGATCGTTGCTGGTGCTAAGGCGTGATGGCTAA
- the ftsY gene encoding signal recognition particle-docking protein FtsY, giving the protein MVFNWFRRQQEKVTGNQPEAEAAPSSTAPAPQAEKAEIESDDQAPDATASPDQPSPAEPATSSDADEMLQWAKAAYANIQNKEAQPTTTEQPEPQESTTIAEQEETAAIETVDSKPAEPEATEPKPATSLASDLTSDSASELEPEQPETLPEPVAIVEADNASNGAIDEAEPAELVEQADLTEQTASISTDRIETAVSPAEPEQTAIEPKAQVSQAETTEINETVEPEASEPAELVETAAIDNATTIAPEVSPEESIETATALDQEPEATQSEPESISEPEPEEIQVQPEINNTQTNAESDPTSAPTPPPKPAIPPTPTVDFDEGFLWSAEVLAAQGRRPEDVSSEEIVWLKQLRQGLTKTRLTMVNRLKAAVGKGPLDQEAIDDLEALLLQADVGVQATDKIITALQDKLEIEDLPAEEAIAYLKQLLRDMLDQPTQGKGRRYKPTLEPERNQLNIWLITGVNGAGKTTTIGKIAHLSRRSGYKTIIAAADTFRAAAVEQVKVWGDRAGVEVIANPGQNTDPAAVVFDAIGAAQSRNSELLLVDTAGRLQNKKNLMDELSKIRRIVNKKANDAKIESLLVLDSTLGQNGLRQAEVFSKSAEVSGVVLTKLDGSAKGGVALAVVQQLKLPIRFIGAGEGIEDLRPFSSYEFVEALLSN; this is encoded by the coding sequence ATGGTATTCAACTGGTTTCGTAGGCAGCAAGAAAAAGTTACAGGTAATCAGCCCGAAGCTGAGGCAGCGCCATCTTCCACCGCTCCTGCTCCACAAGCGGAGAAGGCGGAGATTGAATCGGACGATCAAGCCCCAGATGCAACCGCTAGCCCAGATCAGCCAAGTCCAGCTGAGCCAGCAACCAGTTCAGATGCAGATGAAATGTTGCAGTGGGCTAAGGCGGCCTATGCCAATATTCAAAACAAAGAGGCACAACCCACTACTACTGAGCAGCCAGAACCCCAAGAATCCACAACGATCGCTGAACAGGAAGAAACGGCGGCGATCGAAACGGTAGATTCTAAGCCAGCGGAGCCAGAAGCTACTGAGCCGAAACCAGCCACTTCATTAGCCTCGGATTTGACATCAGATTCGGCATCAGAGCTAGAACCAGAGCAACCAGAAACTTTGCCTGAACCAGTTGCAATAGTTGAAGCCGACAATGCGAGCAATGGGGCGATCGACGAGGCTGAACCAGCAGAATTAGTCGAGCAAGCTGATTTAACTGAGCAAACCGCTTCTATTTCTACTGATCGAATTGAGACGGCAGTTTCCCCAGCAGAACCAGAGCAAACGGCAATTGAACCAAAAGCTCAAGTTTCTCAAGCTGAAACTACTGAAATTAATGAGACGGTTGAACCTGAAGCTAGCGAACCAGCAGAACTCGTTGAAACCGCAGCGATCGATAACGCCACCACGATCGCGCCAGAGGTAAGCCCAGAAGAATCGATCGAAACTGCAACCGCATTGGATCAAGAACCTGAAGCAACACAATCTGAGCCTGAATCCATTTCCGAGCCAGAGCCAGAGGAAATTCAAGTTCAACCAGAAATTAATAACACCCAAACTAACGCTGAGTCCGATCCTACATCAGCGCCAACCCCTCCGCCCAAGCCAGCAATCCCACCCACGCCAACCGTTGATTTCGATGAAGGTTTTTTATGGTCAGCGGAAGTCCTAGCGGCACAGGGGCGCAGACCGGAGGATGTTTCTTCGGAGGAGATTGTGTGGTTGAAGCAGTTGCGGCAAGGCTTGACCAAAACGCGGCTGACCATGGTCAATCGCCTCAAGGCGGCAGTTGGCAAGGGGCCCTTAGATCAAGAAGCGATCGATGATCTCGAAGCATTACTATTGCAAGCAGACGTGGGGGTACAAGCTACCGATAAAATCATCACCGCTTTGCAGGACAAACTAGAAATTGAAGATCTCCCCGCCGAAGAAGCGATCGCTTACCTGAAGCAATTGCTGCGCGATATGCTGGATCAGCCAACGCAGGGCAAAGGCCGTCGCTATAAGCCCACTCTGGAGCCAGAACGCAATCAACTAAACATCTGGCTGATCACGGGTGTGAATGGTGCGGGCAAAACCACCACGATCGGTAAGATTGCCCATCTGTCCAGGCGATCGGGCTATAAGACAATTATTGCCGCCGCCGATACATTCCGAGCCGCTGCGGTGGAACAGGTAAAGGTCTGGGGCGATCGGGCTGGTGTGGAGGTGATTGCCAACCCTGGCCAAAATACTGACCCGGCGGCGGTGGTGTTTGATGCGATCGGTGCAGCCCAATCCCGTAATAGTGAGTTGCTATTGGTAGACACAGCGGGACGGCTCCAGAATAAAAAGAACCTGATGGATGAGCTGAGCAAGATCCGGCGGATCGTGAACAAAAAGGCTAACGATGCCAAAATAGAGTCTTTGCTGGTGCTGGATTCAACCCTGGGGCAAAATGGCCTGCGACAGGCGGAGGTTTTCTCCAAGTCAGCGGAGGTTTCGGGAGTGGTGCTGACCAAGCTGGATGGTTCCGCCAAAGGTGGCGTGGCGCTGGCGGTGGTGCAACAGCTTAAGCTACCGATCCGGTTTATTGGTGCGGGCGAGGGGATCGAGGATCTGCGGCCTTTTTCGAGTTATGAGTTTGTGGAAGCTTTGCTTAGTAATTAA